From Tubulanus polymorphus chromosome 9, tnTubPoly1.2, whole genome shotgun sequence, a single genomic window includes:
- the LOC141910834 gene encoding U-actitoxin-Bgr3b-like codes for MSTTRMFTKTLFIALALFMVVGAIAATEEIQIEERGISCTCRGRAGTYWFWSFNQSCCRSFMGKCCPN; via the exons ATGAGTACAACGCG AATGTTTACCAAAACCCTGTTCATCGCGTTGGCCTTGTTTATGGTCGTTGGAGCTATCGCGGCAACTGAAG AAATTCAGATTGAAGAGCGAGGTATATCGTGCACTTGCAGAGGGAGAGCAGGTACATATTGGTTCTGGAGTTTTAACCAAAGTTGTTGTCGTTCTTTTATGGGAAAATGTTGTCCTAATTAA
- the LOC141911296 gene encoding solute carrier family 22 member 21-like isoform X2, translating into MLGCTKGSEDSDNETIGILEIFKHPKLRLYTILEAIIWCCTSLIYYGLTLSTTVMAGGRFANYFLGAAIELPSYLVMHFSLQYIGRRISLVGLNAITGLVLIAATFCPEMIGETNLVPLIMTFNTIGKFCCTAAYGTIYIHTSELYPTNFRNRAVGIASAFARIGSMTAPFAAYLAQFIYWLPGVIIGCIGLVTALLVLPLPETRDVPMPQTISDVDRPENNAISQTINTNELQLMS; encoded by the exons ATGCTAGGCTGCACTAAGGGTAGTGAAGATTCTGATAATGAAACGATTGGAATTctagaaatattcaaacatccTAAACTGCGTCTATACACGATACTAGAAGCTATTATCTG GTGTTGTACGAGTCTCATTTATTACGGGTTGACATTGAGTACGACAGTAATGGCTGGAGGTCGATTTGCGAATTATTTCCTGGGCGCAGCTATTGAACTGCCAAGTTATCTTGTTATGCACTTTTCTCTCCAGTA TATTGGAAGACGGATTTCTCTAGTAGGACTAAATGCTATAACCGGTTTAGTGTTGATAGCTGCGACGTTCTGTCCTGAAATGATCG GAGAGACGAATCTGGTTCCGTTAATAATGACGTTTAATACCATTGGGAAATTCTGCTGCACGGCAGCTTATGGTACTATCTATATCCATACCAGTGAACTTTACCCCACTAACTTCAG AAACCGCGCCGTGGGTATTGCTTCAGCATTTGCCCGAATAGGCTCTATGACAGCACCATTCGCCGCTTATTTG GCTCAATTTATATATTGGTTGCCGGGCGTGATTATCGGGTGTATTGGACTGGTTACCGCATTACTCGTGTTACCCTTACCGGAAACTAGAGATGTACCGATGCCCCAAACTATCAGCGATGTCGATCGACCTGAAAACAACGCGATCAGTCAAACTATCAATACGAATGAACTGCAACTAATGAGTTAA
- the LOC141910848 gene encoding organic cation transporter-like protein isoform X2 has translation MEVEAALKDLGRYGRYQMLQLFIIEITTLAMTMCMLGPVFQGWIPEHHCFLANYTTVNQTLNQSIPYSTSEDGEIHFDQCRQFKSSTDNATIVCQNGYYYQSNGYYTLTEQFSWVCESSYMNALVMSIYFGGVLAGGILVPPWSDYFGRKIPYIVCSLLLAVSMLLPAIFVNETFFITMKFFSGFFNTGTFIVSYVLVCEWFPTDQRSFANLIHMLTTTVGMLVMGICGYLFTHWKYIQIIAGVIPCFAILGIWLYDESVAWLVANSRTEEAIRILRKAAKFNKRSLSPSAIFAIRKTTETAKRSTYERSVVDRVKLVFTNMLGCTKGSEDSDNETIGILEIFKHPKLRLYTILEAIIWCCTSLIYYGLTLSTTVMAGGRFANYFLGAAIELPSYLVMHFSLQYIGRRISLVGLNAITGLVLIAATFCPEMIGETNLVPLIMTFNTIGKFCCTAAYGTIYIHTSELYPTNFRNRAVGIASAFARIGSMTAPFAAYLAQFMYWLPGVIIGCIGLVTALLVLPLPETRDVPMPQTISDVDRPENNAISQTINTNELQLMS, from the exons ATGGAGGTTGAGGCAGCTTTGAAGGATTTAGGGAGATATGGCAGATATCAGATGCTGCAGTTGTTCATAATCGAAATTACGACTTTAGCGATGACTATGTGTATGCTCGGTCCTGTATTTCAAG GATGGATTCCAGAACATCACTGTTTCCTGGCAAACTACACCACCGTGAATCAAACACTGAACCAGTCGATACCGTATTCAACTAGTGAGGATGgagaaattcattttgatcAGTGTCGACAATTTAAATCTAGCACAGATAATGCCACAATCGTCTGTCAAAACGGCTACTATTACCAGTCAAATGGTTATTATACTCTTACCGAACAG ttttcgtGGGTTTGTGAATCGAGTTACATGAATGCTCTAGTGATGTCGATATATTTCGGGGGTGTCTTGGCCGGTGGTATACTGGTGCCACCTTGGTCGGATTATTTTGGCAGGAAGATACCGTATATAGTCTGTTCCTTATTGCTCGCCGTTTCGATGCTTCTACCCGCCATTTTTGTCAACGAAACATTTTTCATCACAATGAAATTCTTTAGTGGATTTTTCAATACG GGTACCTTCATAGTCTCGTATGTTTTGGTTTGTGAATGGTTCCCGACCGATCAACGTTCATTCGCAAACCTGATTCACATGTTGACAACTACAGTTGGAATGCTCGTTATGGGAATTTGTGGTTACTTATTCACTCACtggaaatatatacaaatcatAGCGGGTGTCATCCCTTGTTTCGCGATTTTAGgcatctg gtTGTACGATGAATCTGTGGCCTGGCTTGTCGCTAATTCCAGAACCGAAGAGGCGATCAGAATTTTGAGAAAAGCAGCGAAATTTAACAAACGTTCACTTTCTCCGAGCGCCATTTTTGCTATAAGAAAAACCACAGAAACCGCTAAACGAAGCACAT ATGAAAGATCAGTTGTCGACAGAGTAAAACTGGTGTTTACAAATATGCTAGGCTGCACTAAGGGTAGTGAAGATTCTGATAATGAAACGATTGGAATTctagaaatattcaaacatccTAAACTGCGTCTATACACGATACTAGAAGCTATTATCTG GTGTTGTACGAGTCTCATTTATTACGGGTTGACATTGAGTACGACAGTAATGGCTGGAGGTCGATTTGCGAATTATTTCCTGGGCGCAGCTATTGAACTGCCAAGTTATCTTGTTATGCACTTTTCTCTCCAGTA TATTGGAAGACGGATTTCTCTAGTAGGACTAAATGCTATAACCGGTTTAGTGTTGATAGCTGCGACGTTCTGTCCTGAAATGATCG GAGAGACGAATCTGGTTCCGTTAATAATGACGTTTAATACCATTGGGAAATTCTGCTGCACGGCAGCTTATGGTACTATCTATATCCATACCAGTGAACTTTACCCCACTAACTTCAG AAACCGCGCCGTGGGTATTGCTTCAGCATTTGCCCGAATAGGCTCTATGACAGCACCATTCGCCGCTTATTTG GCTCAATTTATGTATTGGTTGCCGGGCGTGATTATCGGGTGTATTGGACTGGTTACCGCATTACTCGTGTTACCCTTACCGGAAACTAGAGATGTACCGATGCCCCAAACTATCAGCGATGTCGATCGACCTGAAAACAACGCGATCAGTCAAACTATCAATACGAATGAACTGCAACTAATGAGTTAA
- the LOC141911296 gene encoding solute carrier family 22 member 21-like isoform X1: MLGCTKGSEDSDNETIGILEIFKHPKLRLYTILEAIIWCCTSLIYYGLTLSTTVMAGGRFANYFLGAAIELPSYLVMHFSLQYVYFSIGRRISLVGLNAITGLVLIAATFCPEMIGETNLVPLIMTFNTIGKFCCTAAYGTIYIHTSELYPTNFRNRAVGIASAFARIGSMTAPFAAYLAQFIYWLPGVIIGCIGLVTALLVLPLPETRDVPMPQTISDVDRPENNAISQTINTNELQLMS, from the exons ATGCTAGGCTGCACTAAGGGTAGTGAAGATTCTGATAATGAAACGATTGGAATTctagaaatattcaaacatccTAAACTGCGTCTATACACGATACTAGAAGCTATTATCTG GTGTTGTACGAGTCTCATTTATTACGGGTTGACATTGAGTACGACAGTAATGGCTGGAGGTCGATTTGCGAATTATTTCCTGGGCGCAGCTATTGAACTGCCAAGTTATCTTGTTATGCACTTTTCTCTCCAGTA CGTATATTTCAGTATTGGAAGACGGATTTCTCTAGTAGGACTAAATGCTATAACCGGTTTAGTGTTGATAGCTGCGACGTTCTGTCCTGAAATGATCG GAGAGACGAATCTGGTTCCGTTAATAATGACGTTTAATACCATTGGGAAATTCTGCTGCACGGCAGCTTATGGTACTATCTATATCCATACCAGTGAACTTTACCCCACTAACTTCAG AAACCGCGCCGTGGGTATTGCTTCAGCATTTGCCCGAATAGGCTCTATGACAGCACCATTCGCCGCTTATTTG GCTCAATTTATATATTGGTTGCCGGGCGTGATTATCGGGTGTATTGGACTGGTTACCGCATTACTCGTGTTACCCTTACCGGAAACTAGAGATGTACCGATGCCCCAAACTATCAGCGATGTCGATCGACCTGAAAACAACGCGATCAGTCAAACTATCAATACGAATGAACTGCAACTAATGAGTTAA
- the LOC141910848 gene encoding organic cation transporter-like protein isoform X1, translating to MEVEAALKDLGRYGRYQMLQLFIIEITTLAMTMCMLGPVFQGWIPEHHCFLANYTTVNQTLNQSIPYSTSEDGEIHFDQCRQFKSSTDNATIVCQNGYYYQSNGYYTLTEQFSWVCESSYMNALVMSIYFGGVLAGGILVPPWSDYFGRKIPYIVCSLLLAVSMLLPAIFVNETFFITMKFFSGFFNTGTFIVSYVLVCEWFPTDQRSFANLIHMLTTTVGMLVMGICGYLFTHWKYIQIIAGVIPCFAILGIWLYDESVAWLVANSRTEEAIRILRKAAKFNKRSLSPSAIFAIRKTTETAKRSTYERSVVDRVKLVFTNMLGCTKGSEDSDNETIGILEIFKHPKLRLYTILEAIIWCCTSLIYYGLTLSTTVMAGGRFANYFLGAAIELPSYLVMHFSLQYVYFSIGRRISLVGLNAITGLVLIAATFCPEMIGETNLVPLIMTFNTIGKFCCTAAYGTIYIHTSELYPTNFRNRAVGIASAFARIGSMTAPFAAYLAQFMYWLPGVIIGCIGLVTALLVLPLPETRDVPMPQTISDVDRPENNAISQTINTNELQLMS from the exons ATGGAGGTTGAGGCAGCTTTGAAGGATTTAGGGAGATATGGCAGATATCAGATGCTGCAGTTGTTCATAATCGAAATTACGACTTTAGCGATGACTATGTGTATGCTCGGTCCTGTATTTCAAG GATGGATTCCAGAACATCACTGTTTCCTGGCAAACTACACCACCGTGAATCAAACACTGAACCAGTCGATACCGTATTCAACTAGTGAGGATGgagaaattcattttgatcAGTGTCGACAATTTAAATCTAGCACAGATAATGCCACAATCGTCTGTCAAAACGGCTACTATTACCAGTCAAATGGTTATTATACTCTTACCGAACAG ttttcgtGGGTTTGTGAATCGAGTTACATGAATGCTCTAGTGATGTCGATATATTTCGGGGGTGTCTTGGCCGGTGGTATACTGGTGCCACCTTGGTCGGATTATTTTGGCAGGAAGATACCGTATATAGTCTGTTCCTTATTGCTCGCCGTTTCGATGCTTCTACCCGCCATTTTTGTCAACGAAACATTTTTCATCACAATGAAATTCTTTAGTGGATTTTTCAATACG GGTACCTTCATAGTCTCGTATGTTTTGGTTTGTGAATGGTTCCCGACCGATCAACGTTCATTCGCAAACCTGATTCACATGTTGACAACTACAGTTGGAATGCTCGTTATGGGAATTTGTGGTTACTTATTCACTCACtggaaatatatacaaatcatAGCGGGTGTCATCCCTTGTTTCGCGATTTTAGgcatctg gtTGTACGATGAATCTGTGGCCTGGCTTGTCGCTAATTCCAGAACCGAAGAGGCGATCAGAATTTTGAGAAAAGCAGCGAAATTTAACAAACGTTCACTTTCTCCGAGCGCCATTTTTGCTATAAGAAAAACCACAGAAACCGCTAAACGAAGCACAT ATGAAAGATCAGTTGTCGACAGAGTAAAACTGGTGTTTACAAATATGCTAGGCTGCACTAAGGGTAGTGAAGATTCTGATAATGAAACGATTGGAATTctagaaatattcaaacatccTAAACTGCGTCTATACACGATACTAGAAGCTATTATCTG GTGTTGTACGAGTCTCATTTATTACGGGTTGACATTGAGTACGACAGTAATGGCTGGAGGTCGATTTGCGAATTATTTCCTGGGCGCAGCTATTGAACTGCCAAGTTATCTTGTTATGCACTTTTCTCTCCAGTA CGTATATTTCAGTATTGGAAGACGGATTTCTCTAGTAGGACTAAATGCTATAACCGGTTTAGTGTTGATAGCTGCGACGTTCTGTCCTGAAATGATCG GAGAGACGAATCTGGTTCCGTTAATAATGACGTTTAATACCATTGGGAAATTCTGCTGCACGGCAGCTTATGGTACTATCTATATCCATACCAGTGAACTTTACCCCACTAACTTCAG AAACCGCGCCGTGGGTATTGCTTCAGCATTTGCCCGAATAGGCTCTATGACAGCACCATTCGCCGCTTATTTG GCTCAATTTATGTATTGGTTGCCGGGCGTGATTATCGGGTGTATTGGACTGGTTACCGCATTACTCGTGTTACCCTTACCGGAAACTAGAGATGTACCGATGCCCCAAACTATCAGCGATGTCGATCGACCTGAAAACAACGCGATCAGTCAAACTATCAATACGAATGAACTGCAACTAATGAGTTAA
- the LOC141910849 gene encoding organic cation transporter-like protein, with product MEVEAALKALGRYGRYQMLQLFIIEITISATTMSIFGPVFQGWIPEHHCFLSNYTTVNQTLNQSIPYSTSEDGEIHFDQCRQFKSSTDNATIVCQNGYYYQSNGYYTLTEQFSWVCESSHMNALVMSIYFGGVLAGGILVPPWSDYFGRKIPYIVCSLLVAVSVLLPAIFVNEIFFITMKFFSGFFNTGAFLVSYVLVCEWFPTDQRSFANLINMLTTTVGVLVTGICGYLFTHWKYIQIISGVIPCFAILGIWLYDESVAWLVANSRTEEAIRILRKAAKFNKRSLSPGAIFAIRKTTETAKRSTYDRSVADKVKLVFTNMLGCTKGSEDSDNETIGILQILKHPKLRLYTILEAIIWCCTSLIFYGLTLSTTVMAGGRFANYFLGAAIELPSYLVMHFSLQFIGRRISLVGLNAITGLVLIAATFCPEMIGETNLVPLIMTLNTIGKFCCTAAFGTLYIHTSELYPTNFRNRAVGIASAFARIGSMTAPFAAYLAQFIYWLPGVIIGCIGLVTALLVLPLPETRDVPMPHTISDVDRPENNPINQTINTNDCTAMG from the exons ATGGAAGTTGAAGCAGCTTTGAAGGCTTTAGGCAGATATGGCAGATATCAGATGCTGCAGTTGTTCATAATAGAAATTACGATTTCAGCGACTACTATGAGTATCTTCGGTCCTGTATTTCAAG GATGGATCCCAGAACATCACTGTTTCCTGTCAAACTACACCACCGTGAATCAAACACTGAACCAGTCGATACCGTATTCAACTAGTGAAGATGgagaaattcattttgatcAGTGTCGACAATTTAAATCAAGCACAGATAATGCCACAATCGTCTGTCAAAACGGCTACTATTACCAGTCAAATGGTTATTATACTCTTACCGAACAG ttttcgtGGGTTTGTGAATCGAGTCACATGAATGCTCTAGTGATGTCCATATATTTCGGAGGTGTCTTGGCCGGTGGTATACTGGTGCCACCTTGGTCGGATTACTTTGGCCGGAAAATTCCGTATATAGTCTGTTCTTTATTGGTCGCCGTTTCGGTGCTTCTACCCGCCATTTTTGTcaacgaaatatttttcatcacAATGAAATTCTTTAGTGGATTTTTCAATACG gGTGCGTTCCTAGTTTCGTATGTGTTGGTTTGTGAATGGTTCCCGACCGATCAACGTTCATTCGCAAACCTGATTAACATGTTAACCACGACGGTTGGAGTTCTCGTTACTGGAATCTGTGGCTACTTATTCACTCACtggaaatatatacaaatcatATCGGGTGTCATCCCTTGTTTCGCGATTTTAGgcatctg gTTGTACGATGAATCTGTGGCGTGGCTCGTCGCTAATTCCAGAACCGAAGAGGCGATCAGAATTTTGAGAAAAGCGGCGAAATTTAACAAACGTTCACTTTCTCCGGGCGCCATTTTTGCTATAAGAAAAACCACAGAAACAGCTAAGCGAAGCACAT ACGATAGATCCGTTGCGGACAAAGTAAAACTGGTGTTTACAAATATGCTAGGCTGCACTAAGGGTAGTGAAGATTCTGATAATGAAACGATTGGAATTTTGCAGATTCTCAAACATCCAAAACTGCGTCTATACACGATACTAGAAGCTATTATCTG GTGTTGTACGAGTCTCATTTTTTACGGGTTGACATTGAGTACGACCGTAATGGCTGGAGGTCGATTTGCGAATTATTTCCTGGGCGCAGCTATTGAACTACCAAGTTATCTTGTTATGCACTTTTCTCTCCAGTT TATTGGAAGACGGATTTCTCTAGTAGGACTAAATGCTATAACCGGTTTAGTGTTGATAGCTGCGACGTTCTGTCCTGAAATGATTG GAGAGACGAATCTGGTTCCGTTAATAATGACGCTTAATACCATTGGGAAATTCTGCTGCACGGCAGCATTTGGTACTCTCTACATCCATACTAGTGAACTTTATCCGACTAACTTCAG AAACCGCGCCGTGGGTATTGCTTCGGCGTTTGCCCGAATAGGCTCTATGACAGCACCATTCGCCGCTTATTTG GCTCAATTTATATATTGGTTGCCGGGTGTGATTATCGGGTGTATTGGACTGGTTACCGCATTACTCGTGTTACCCTTACCGGAAACTAGAGATGTACCGATGCCCCATACTATCAGTGATGTCGATCGACCCGAAAACAACCCGATCaatcaaactatcaatacGAATGACTGTACTGCAATGGGTTAA